One Deltaproteobacteria bacterium DNA segment encodes these proteins:
- a CDS encoding adenylate/guanylate cyclase domain-containing protein — protein sequence MGDTISCSRCHRELRSEAKFCDECGTPVMRQARRPAGGELRTVTVLFADVKGYTTLAETLEPDDVHDVVRRLFLITDDAIDACGGRVEKHMGDAVLALFGVPVATERDPENAVRAALEIQNRLVELNTALVAEKIPRVELRIGINTGRVAVAQVGREGERETSVYGDTVNIAARLESACPPGGVLISSETWRYLEGRFSGRRLPAVKLRGRQELVTPFLVETRPPMETEVATEVLGQRTELVSRRAELAAVNAAFTTCRQEESPRAIVIEGDPGSGKSRLMQAFLDGQREHFALLLRARATPETRTTPYELVAGLLGSAPEIDDSLLKAFQGHAEEGDLAEQRRLLASWLVERTTQGPVVLALDDLQWADTDSLTALTGLVEEASGRPFFLVGTSRKVNRDSPLPVVGAHRVKLEPLGTDDIRDLVTHLLSSVVGVPAEAILSLASRSGGVPYFAVELVKGLADRGVIEPRGSGWRWAAGSGQGLSALEGVPATVEGLIQSRLDAAGPEAAGLARLGAVLGRRFRRGTLEALAASEAVVDQLGLAGEESLAPGIEALVQREILRREGDHELLFVHDLMREVSYSTLPKRVRRGVHLAAARRLEDERTAGQPVPPETIARHHDLGGAAMASARWYRVAGEDSLKLEASEAAYDHFSRALSRLQGRDLRMTAALHLQRATAATNLGRLDEAWSDYESSLETDPDPPPSPTGARAHAGLSYLAYLKGEPEPCREHAEAAAEAAESLDDPEVEARALNILGIYYGSSGHYEKAIELYSAAAKKYEEAGIGARVGTTQSNIGINYHLLGRFDEAIAAFELSLQMAREQKKRHNEGNTLCNLGPTLCALGRLNEAEDAFTKAREIGDALGAQSMIAEAIGGLAEIALARGKGQGALVFALAARELSAAMGMKVYVARAIVDEARAQALLMGAAGSSTLVDERFHEGIALLRRTGERHELADALCAHADFLAAGPGREERVKAMRAEARELYESLDLGWKVARCAASLPTAPRTPDE from the coding sequence GTGGGGGACACGATCAGCTGCTCACGTTGTCACCGTGAGCTCCGCAGCGAGGCGAAGTTCTGCGACGAGTGCGGCACGCCGGTGATGCGCCAGGCGCGCCGCCCCGCGGGCGGTGAGCTGCGGACGGTGACGGTGCTCTTCGCCGACGTGAAGGGCTACACGACCCTGGCCGAGACCCTCGAGCCCGATGACGTCCACGACGTCGTGCGCCGGCTCTTCCTGATCACCGACGACGCCATCGACGCCTGCGGCGGGCGGGTCGAGAAGCACATGGGCGACGCGGTCCTGGCCCTCTTCGGCGTGCCGGTGGCCACCGAGCGCGACCCGGAGAACGCCGTCCGCGCCGCCCTCGAGATCCAGAACCGGCTGGTCGAGCTGAACACGGCCCTGGTCGCGGAGAAGATCCCGCGGGTCGAGCTGCGCATCGGCATCAACACCGGCCGGGTGGCGGTGGCGCAGGTCGGCCGGGAGGGCGAGCGCGAGACCTCGGTCTACGGCGACACCGTGAACATCGCGGCGCGGCTCGAGTCCGCCTGCCCTCCGGGGGGCGTGCTCATCTCCTCGGAGACCTGGCGCTACCTCGAGGGCCGCTTCTCCGGCCGCCGCCTCCCGGCGGTGAAGCTGCGCGGCCGGCAGGAGCTGGTCACCCCCTTCCTGGTCGAGACCCGCCCGCCGATGGAGACCGAGGTCGCCACCGAGGTCCTGGGCCAGCGCACCGAGCTGGTCTCCCGGCGCGCCGAGCTCGCCGCGGTGAACGCCGCCTTCACGACCTGCCGCCAGGAGGAGAGCCCCCGGGCGATCGTGATCGAGGGGGATCCGGGCAGCGGCAAGTCCCGCCTGATGCAGGCCTTCCTCGACGGACAGCGCGAGCACTTCGCCCTGCTCCTGCGGGCCCGCGCCACCCCCGAGACCCGGACCACCCCCTACGAGCTGGTGGCCGGGCTGCTGGGGAGCGCGCCGGAGATCGACGACTCGCTCCTGAAGGCCTTCCAGGGCCACGCCGAGGAGGGCGACCTCGCCGAGCAGCGCCGGCTGCTGGCGAGCTGGCTCGTCGAGCGCACCACGCAGGGCCCGGTGGTCCTGGCCCTCGACGATCTGCAGTGGGCCGACACCGACTCCCTCACCGCGCTGACCGGCCTGGTGGAGGAAGCCTCCGGCCGCCCCTTCTTCCTGGTCGGCACCTCCCGCAAGGTGAACCGCGACTCGCCCCTGCCGGTGGTCGGCGCCCACCGGGTGAAGCTCGAGCCCCTGGGCACGGACGACATCCGGGACCTGGTCACCCACCTCCTCTCCTCCGTCGTCGGGGTCCCGGCCGAGGCGATCCTCTCCCTGGCCTCTCGCTCCGGCGGCGTGCCCTACTTCGCCGTCGAGCTGGTCAAGGGGCTGGCCGACCGCGGCGTGATCGAGCCGCGGGGCTCGGGCTGGCGCTGGGCCGCCGGGAGCGGTCAGGGCCTCTCGGCCCTGGAGGGGGTCCCGGCCACGGTCGAGGGCCTGATCCAGAGCCGCCTCGATGCCGCCGGTCCCGAGGCCGCGGGCCTGGCCCGCCTCGGCGCGGTGCTCGGCCGCCGCTTCCGCCGGGGCACCCTGGAGGCCCTGGCCGCCTCCGAGGCGGTGGTGGATCAGCTCGGGCTGGCCGGCGAGGAGAGCCTCGCCCCGGGCATCGAGGCCCTCGTGCAGCGCGAGATCTTGCGCCGCGAGGGAGATCACGAGCTCCTCTTCGTCCACGACCTCATGCGCGAGGTCTCCTACTCCACTCTGCCCAAGCGGGTGCGGCGGGGCGTGCACCTCGCGGCCGCCCGGCGGCTGGAGGACGAGCGCACCGCCGGGCAGCCGGTGCCCCCCGAGACCATCGCCCGGCACCACGACCTCGGCGGCGCGGCCATGGCCTCCGCCCGCTGGTACCGGGTCGCCGGAGAGGACAGCCTCAAGCTCGAGGCCTCCGAGGCCGCCTACGATCACTTCTCCCGGGCCCTCTCCCGCCTCCAGGGACGCGACCTGCGGATGACGGCGGCCCTCCACCTCCAGCGGGCGACGGCGGCCACCAACCTCGGCCGCCTCGACGAGGCCTGGAGCGACTACGAGTCCAGCCTCGAGACCGATCCCGATCCGCCGCCCTCACCCACCGGCGCGCGGGCCCACGCCGGCCTCTCCTACCTCGCCTACCTCAAGGGCGAGCCCGAGCCCTGCCGGGAGCACGCCGAGGCCGCCGCCGAGGCCGCCGAGTCCCTCGACGATCCCGAGGTCGAGGCCCGGGCCCTGAACATCCTGGGCATCTACTATGGCTCCTCGGGCCACTACGAGAAGGCCATCGAGCTCTACTCGGCCGCGGCGAAGAAGTACGAGGAGGCGGGGATCGGCGCCCGGGTGGGAACCACCCAGAGCAACATCGGCATCAACTACCACCTCCTCGGCCGCTTCGACGAGGCGATCGCCGCCTTCGAGCTCTCCCTACAGATGGCCCGCGAGCAGAAGAAGCGGCACAACGAGGGCAACACCCTCTGCAACCTGGGCCCCACCCTCTGCGCGCTGGGCCGCCTCAACGAGGCGGAGGACGCCTTCACCAAGGCCCGGGAGATCGGCGACGCCCTCGGCGCCCAGAGCATGATCGCCGAGGCCATCGGGGGGCTGGCCGAGATCGCGCTGGCCCGCGGCAAGGGGCAGGGGGCGCTGGTCTTCGCCCTGGCCGCCCGGGAGCTCTCGGCGGCGATGGGGATGAAGGTCTACGTGGCCCGCGCCATCGTCGACGAGGCCCGGGCGCAGGCGCTCCTCATGGGCGCCGCCGGGAGCTCGACCCTGGTCGACGAGCGCTTCCACGAGGGCATCGCCCTCCTGCGCCGCACCGGCGAGCGGCACGAGCTGGCCGACGCCCTCTGCGCCCACGCCGACTTCCTGGCCGCCGGGCCCGGGCGGGAGGAGCGGGTGAAGGCGATGCGAGCCGAGGCCCGCGAGCTCTACGAGAGCCTCGATCTGGGCTGGAAGGTTGCCCGCTGCGCCGCGAGCCTGCCCACCGCGCCGCGGACGCCGGACGAATAG
- a CDS encoding enoyl-CoA hydratase/isomerase family protein produces MHEILLDAPGKNAISTAVLEGLEQQLEQAAGEPVLLTGAGDAFSAGLNLVEVAGFDPSGLDGFLSLLDRVCAKLFDYPGVTVAWVNGHAIAGGSVLALCCDHRVGTENPKVKLGLNETALGVTFPPLIQRICEHRLGPRLAPEVMLGAGLFGPEKAIELGILHRLGTREDAEAEVARRAGHPAGAYAATKAILQRGVTGMSDGDLAKARADSMTLWTGDDFRARIEAALGR; encoded by the coding sequence ATGCACGAGATCCTCCTCGACGCCCCGGGCAAGAACGCCATCTCGACCGCAGTCCTGGAGGGTCTCGAGCAGCAGCTCGAGCAGGCCGCCGGTGAACCGGTTCTGTTGACCGGCGCCGGGGACGCCTTCAGCGCGGGCCTCAACCTGGTCGAGGTCGCCGGCTTCGACCCTTCCGGCCTCGACGGCTTCCTCTCCCTCCTCGACCGGGTCTGCGCGAAGCTCTTCGACTATCCGGGCGTCACCGTGGCCTGGGTGAACGGCCACGCCATCGCCGGCGGCTCGGTGCTCGCCCTCTGCTGCGACCACCGGGTGGGCACCGAGAACCCGAAGGTGAAGCTGGGCCTGAACGAGACCGCCCTGGGGGTGACCTTCCCGCCGCTGATCCAGCGGATCTGCGAGCACCGCCTCGGTCCCCGCCTGGCCCCGGAGGTGATGCTGGGCGCCGGGCTCTTCGGCCCCGAGAAGGCCATCGAGCTGGGCATCCTCCATCGCCTGGGCACCCGCGAGGACGCCGAGGCCGAGGTGGCGCGCCGCGCCGGTCACCCCGCCGGCGCCTACGCCGCCACCAAGGCGATCCTGCAGCGGGGGGTCACCGGGATGTCCGATGGGGACCTGGCGAAGGCCCGGGCCGACTCGATGACGCTCTGGACCGGCGACGACTTCCGGGCCCGGATCGAGGCCGCCCTGGGGCGCTAG